The following are from one region of the Prionailurus bengalensis isolate Pbe53 chromosome A2, Fcat_Pben_1.1_paternal_pri, whole genome shotgun sequence genome:
- the CELF5 gene encoding CUGBP Elav-like family member 5 isoform X4 → MARLTESEARRQQQQLLQTRPSPVGSSGPEPPGGQPDGMKDLDAIKLFVGQIPRNLDEKDLKPLFEQFGRIYELTVLKDPYTGMHKGCAFLTYCARDSAIKAQTALHEQKTLPGMARPIQVKPADSESRGGDRKLFVGMLNKQQSEEDVLRLFQPFGVIDECTVLRGPDGSSKGCAFVKFSSHTEAQAAIHALHGSQTMPGASSSLVVKFADTDKERTLRRMQQMVGQLGILTPSLTLPFSPYSAYAQALMQQQTTVLSTSGSYLSPGVAFSPCHIQQIGAVSLNGLPATPIAPASGLHSPPLLGSTAVPGLVAPITNGFAGVVPFPGGHPALETVYANGLVPYPAQSPTVAETLHPAFSGVQQYTGPEGCNLFIYHLPQEFGDTELTQMFLPFGNIISSKVFMDRATNQSKCFGFVSFDNPASAQTAIQAMNGFQIGMKRLKVQLKRPKDPGHPY, encoded by the exons ATGGCCCGCCTGACGGAGAGCGAGGCGCgccggcagcagcagcagctcctgCAGACGCGGCCCTCGCCCGTGGGCAGCAGCGGGCCCGAGCCCCCCGGGGGGCAGCCCGACGGCATGAAGGACCTGGACGCCATCAAGCTCTTCGTGGGCCAGATCCCGCGCAACCTGGACGAGAAGGACCTCAAGCCGCTCTTCGAGCAGTTCGGCCGCATCTACGAGCTCACGGTGCTCAAAGACCCCTACACGGGCATGCACAAAG GCTGTGCCTTTCTCACCTACTGTGCCAGGGACTCCGCCATCAAAGCTCAGACTGCCCTGCACGAACAGAAGACCTTGCCCGGG aTGGCGCGGCCGATCCAGGTGAAGCCTGCGGACAGTGAAAGCCGCGGAG GGGACCGGAAGCTGTTTGTGGGGATGCTGAACAAGCAGCAGTCGGAAGAGGACGTGCTGCGGCTGTTCCAGCCCTTTGGGGTCATCGACGAGTGCACCGTGCTCCGCGGGCCTGACGGCAGCAGCAAAG GCTGCGCCTTCGTGAAATTCTCCTCCCACACCGAGGCCCAGGCGGCCATCCACGCGCTGCACGGCAGCCAAACCATGCCG GGTGCCTCCTCCAGCCTGGTGGTCAAGTTTGCCGACACGGACAAGGAGCGGACGCTCCGGCGCATGCAGCAGATGGTGGGCCAGCTGGGCATCCTGACGCCGTCCCTCACCCTGCCCTTCAGCCCCTACAGTGCCTACGCCCAGGCC ctcATGCAGCAGCAGACAACGGTCCTGTCCACGTCGGGCAGCTACCTGAGCCCTGGCGTGGCCTTCTCACCCTGCCACATTCAGCAGATCGGCGCCGTCAGCCTTAACGGGCTGCCTGCCACACCCATCGCCCCTGCCTCTG GACTGCACTCGCCCCCGCTGCTTGGTTCCACTGCCGTGCCCGGGCTCGTGGCTCCCATCACCAATGGCTTCGCAGGTGTCGTGCCCTTCCCTGGGGGGCACCCTGCCCTAGAGACCGTGTATGCCAATGGCCTCGTGCCCTACCCAG ctcagagcccgaccgTGGCCGAGACCCTCCATCCTGCCTTCTCCGGAGTCCAGCAGTACACAG GTCCCGAAGGCTGTAACCTGTTTATCTACCACCTCCCCCAGGAGTTTGGAGACACGGAGCTGACGCAGATGTTCCTGCCCTTCGGCAATATCATCTCCTCCAAGGTGTTTATGGATCGGGCCACCAACCAGAGCAAATGTTTTG
- the CELF5 gene encoding CUGBP Elav-like family member 5 isoform X1: MARLTESEARRQQQQLLQTRPSPVGSSGPEPPGGQPDGMKDLDAIKLFVGQIPRNLDEKDLKPLFEQFGRIYELTVLKDPYTGMHKGCAFLTYCARDSAIKAQTALHEQKTLPGMARPIQVKPADSESRGGRDRKLFVGMLNKQQSEEDVLRLFQPFGVIDECTVLRGPDGSSKGCAFVKFSSHTEAQAAIHALHGSQTMPGASSSLVVKFADTDKERTLRRMQQMVGQLGILTPSLTLPFSPYSAYAQALMQQQTTVLSTSGSYLSPGVAFSPCHIQQIGAVSLNGLPATPIAPASGLHSPPLLGSTAVPGLVAPITNGFAGVVPFPGGHPALETVYANGLVPYPAQSPTVAETLHPAFSGVQQYTAMYPTAAITPIAHSVPQPPPLLQQQQREGPEGCNLFIYHLPQEFGDTELTQMFLPFGNIISSKVFMDRATNQSKCFGFVSFDNPASAQTAIQAMNGFQIGMKRLKVQLKRPKDPGHPY, encoded by the exons ATGGCCCGCCTGACGGAGAGCGAGGCGCgccggcagcagcagcagctcctgCAGACGCGGCCCTCGCCCGTGGGCAGCAGCGGGCCCGAGCCCCCCGGGGGGCAGCCCGACGGCATGAAGGACCTGGACGCCATCAAGCTCTTCGTGGGCCAGATCCCGCGCAACCTGGACGAGAAGGACCTCAAGCCGCTCTTCGAGCAGTTCGGCCGCATCTACGAGCTCACGGTGCTCAAAGACCCCTACACGGGCATGCACAAAG GCTGTGCCTTTCTCACCTACTGTGCCAGGGACTCCGCCATCAAAGCTCAGACTGCCCTGCACGAACAGAAGACCTTGCCCGGG aTGGCGCGGCCGATCCAGGTGAAGCCTGCGGACAGTGAAAGCCGCGGAGGTA GGGACCGGAAGCTGTTTGTGGGGATGCTGAACAAGCAGCAGTCGGAAGAGGACGTGCTGCGGCTGTTCCAGCCCTTTGGGGTCATCGACGAGTGCACCGTGCTCCGCGGGCCTGACGGCAGCAGCAAAG GCTGCGCCTTCGTGAAATTCTCCTCCCACACCGAGGCCCAGGCGGCCATCCACGCGCTGCACGGCAGCCAAACCATGCCG GGTGCCTCCTCCAGCCTGGTGGTCAAGTTTGCCGACACGGACAAGGAGCGGACGCTCCGGCGCATGCAGCAGATGGTGGGCCAGCTGGGCATCCTGACGCCGTCCCTCACCCTGCCCTTCAGCCCCTACAGTGCCTACGCCCAGGCC ctcATGCAGCAGCAGACAACGGTCCTGTCCACGTCGGGCAGCTACCTGAGCCCTGGCGTGGCCTTCTCACCCTGCCACATTCAGCAGATCGGCGCCGTCAGCCTTAACGGGCTGCCTGCCACACCCATCGCCCCTGCCTCTG GACTGCACTCGCCCCCGCTGCTTGGTTCCACTGCCGTGCCCGGGCTCGTGGCTCCCATCACCAATGGCTTCGCAGGTGTCGTGCCCTTCCCTGGGGGGCACCCTGCCCTAGAGACCGTGTATGCCAATGGCCTCGTGCCCTACCCAG ctcagagcccgaccgTGGCCGAGACCCTCCATCCTGCCTTCTCCGGAGTCCAGCAGTACACAG CCATGTACCCCACCGCGGCCATCACGCCCATCGCGCACAGCGTCCCCCAGCCGCCGCCCctcctgcagcagcagcagcgagaAG GTCCCGAAGGCTGTAACCTGTTTATCTACCACCTCCCCCAGGAGTTTGGAGACACGGAGCTGACGCAGATGTTCCTGCCCTTCGGCAATATCATCTCCTCCAAGGTGTTTATGGATCGGGCCACCAACCAGAGCAAATGTTTTG
- the CELF5 gene encoding CUGBP Elav-like family member 5 isoform X3, with protein sequence MARLTESEARRQQQQLLQTRPSPVGSSGPEPPGGQPDGMKDLDAIKLFVGQIPRNLDEKDLKPLFEQFGRIYELTVLKDPYTGMHKGCAFLTYCARDSAIKAQTALHEQKTLPGMARPIQVKPADSESRGGRDRKLFVGMLNKQQSEEDVLRLFQPFGVIDECTVLRGPDGSSKGCAFVKFSSHTEAQAAIHALHGSQTMPGASSSLVVKFADTDKERTLRRMQQMVGQLGILTPSLTLPFSPYSAYAQALMQQQTTVLSTSGSYLSPGVAFSPCHIQQIGAVSLNGLPATPIAPASGLHSPPLLGSTAVPGLVAPITNGFAGVVPFPGGHPALETVYANGLVPYPAQSPTVAETLHPAFSGVQQYTGPEGCNLFIYHLPQEFGDTELTQMFLPFGNIISSKVFMDRATNQSKCFGFVSFDNPASAQTAIQAMNGFQIGMKRLKVQLKRPKDPGHPY encoded by the exons ATGGCCCGCCTGACGGAGAGCGAGGCGCgccggcagcagcagcagctcctgCAGACGCGGCCCTCGCCCGTGGGCAGCAGCGGGCCCGAGCCCCCCGGGGGGCAGCCCGACGGCATGAAGGACCTGGACGCCATCAAGCTCTTCGTGGGCCAGATCCCGCGCAACCTGGACGAGAAGGACCTCAAGCCGCTCTTCGAGCAGTTCGGCCGCATCTACGAGCTCACGGTGCTCAAAGACCCCTACACGGGCATGCACAAAG GCTGTGCCTTTCTCACCTACTGTGCCAGGGACTCCGCCATCAAAGCTCAGACTGCCCTGCACGAACAGAAGACCTTGCCCGGG aTGGCGCGGCCGATCCAGGTGAAGCCTGCGGACAGTGAAAGCCGCGGAGGTA GGGACCGGAAGCTGTTTGTGGGGATGCTGAACAAGCAGCAGTCGGAAGAGGACGTGCTGCGGCTGTTCCAGCCCTTTGGGGTCATCGACGAGTGCACCGTGCTCCGCGGGCCTGACGGCAGCAGCAAAG GCTGCGCCTTCGTGAAATTCTCCTCCCACACCGAGGCCCAGGCGGCCATCCACGCGCTGCACGGCAGCCAAACCATGCCG GGTGCCTCCTCCAGCCTGGTGGTCAAGTTTGCCGACACGGACAAGGAGCGGACGCTCCGGCGCATGCAGCAGATGGTGGGCCAGCTGGGCATCCTGACGCCGTCCCTCACCCTGCCCTTCAGCCCCTACAGTGCCTACGCCCAGGCC ctcATGCAGCAGCAGACAACGGTCCTGTCCACGTCGGGCAGCTACCTGAGCCCTGGCGTGGCCTTCTCACCCTGCCACATTCAGCAGATCGGCGCCGTCAGCCTTAACGGGCTGCCTGCCACACCCATCGCCCCTGCCTCTG GACTGCACTCGCCCCCGCTGCTTGGTTCCACTGCCGTGCCCGGGCTCGTGGCTCCCATCACCAATGGCTTCGCAGGTGTCGTGCCCTTCCCTGGGGGGCACCCTGCCCTAGAGACCGTGTATGCCAATGGCCTCGTGCCCTACCCAG ctcagagcccgaccgTGGCCGAGACCCTCCATCCTGCCTTCTCCGGAGTCCAGCAGTACACAG GTCCCGAAGGCTGTAACCTGTTTATCTACCACCTCCCCCAGGAGTTTGGAGACACGGAGCTGACGCAGATGTTCCTGCCCTTCGGCAATATCATCTCCTCCAAGGTGTTTATGGATCGGGCCACCAACCAGAGCAAATGTTTTG
- the CELF5 gene encoding CUGBP Elav-like family member 5 isoform X2 has protein sequence MARLTESEARRQQQQLLQTRPSPVGSSGPEPPGGQPDGMKDLDAIKLFVGQIPRNLDEKDLKPLFEQFGRIYELTVLKDPYTGMHKGCAFLTYCARDSAIKAQTALHEQKTLPGMARPIQVKPADSESRGGDRKLFVGMLNKQQSEEDVLRLFQPFGVIDECTVLRGPDGSSKGCAFVKFSSHTEAQAAIHALHGSQTMPGASSSLVVKFADTDKERTLRRMQQMVGQLGILTPSLTLPFSPYSAYAQALMQQQTTVLSTSGSYLSPGVAFSPCHIQQIGAVSLNGLPATPIAPASGLHSPPLLGSTAVPGLVAPITNGFAGVVPFPGGHPALETVYANGLVPYPAQSPTVAETLHPAFSGVQQYTAMYPTAAITPIAHSVPQPPPLLQQQQREGPEGCNLFIYHLPQEFGDTELTQMFLPFGNIISSKVFMDRATNQSKCFGFVSFDNPASAQTAIQAMNGFQIGMKRLKVQLKRPKDPGHPY, from the exons ATGGCCCGCCTGACGGAGAGCGAGGCGCgccggcagcagcagcagctcctgCAGACGCGGCCCTCGCCCGTGGGCAGCAGCGGGCCCGAGCCCCCCGGGGGGCAGCCCGACGGCATGAAGGACCTGGACGCCATCAAGCTCTTCGTGGGCCAGATCCCGCGCAACCTGGACGAGAAGGACCTCAAGCCGCTCTTCGAGCAGTTCGGCCGCATCTACGAGCTCACGGTGCTCAAAGACCCCTACACGGGCATGCACAAAG GCTGTGCCTTTCTCACCTACTGTGCCAGGGACTCCGCCATCAAAGCTCAGACTGCCCTGCACGAACAGAAGACCTTGCCCGGG aTGGCGCGGCCGATCCAGGTGAAGCCTGCGGACAGTGAAAGCCGCGGAG GGGACCGGAAGCTGTTTGTGGGGATGCTGAACAAGCAGCAGTCGGAAGAGGACGTGCTGCGGCTGTTCCAGCCCTTTGGGGTCATCGACGAGTGCACCGTGCTCCGCGGGCCTGACGGCAGCAGCAAAG GCTGCGCCTTCGTGAAATTCTCCTCCCACACCGAGGCCCAGGCGGCCATCCACGCGCTGCACGGCAGCCAAACCATGCCG GGTGCCTCCTCCAGCCTGGTGGTCAAGTTTGCCGACACGGACAAGGAGCGGACGCTCCGGCGCATGCAGCAGATGGTGGGCCAGCTGGGCATCCTGACGCCGTCCCTCACCCTGCCCTTCAGCCCCTACAGTGCCTACGCCCAGGCC ctcATGCAGCAGCAGACAACGGTCCTGTCCACGTCGGGCAGCTACCTGAGCCCTGGCGTGGCCTTCTCACCCTGCCACATTCAGCAGATCGGCGCCGTCAGCCTTAACGGGCTGCCTGCCACACCCATCGCCCCTGCCTCTG GACTGCACTCGCCCCCGCTGCTTGGTTCCACTGCCGTGCCCGGGCTCGTGGCTCCCATCACCAATGGCTTCGCAGGTGTCGTGCCCTTCCCTGGGGGGCACCCTGCCCTAGAGACCGTGTATGCCAATGGCCTCGTGCCCTACCCAG ctcagagcccgaccgTGGCCGAGACCCTCCATCCTGCCTTCTCCGGAGTCCAGCAGTACACAG CCATGTACCCCACCGCGGCCATCACGCCCATCGCGCACAGCGTCCCCCAGCCGCCGCCCctcctgcagcagcagcagcgagaAG GTCCCGAAGGCTGTAACCTGTTTATCTACCACCTCCCCCAGGAGTTTGGAGACACGGAGCTGACGCAGATGTTCCTGCCCTTCGGCAATATCATCTCCTCCAAGGTGTTTATGGATCGGGCCACCAACCAGAGCAAATGTTTTG